The Candidatus Scalindua japonica genome includes a region encoding these proteins:
- a CDS encoding PDDEXK nuclease domain-containing protein encodes MKEIDNSFYNDIRAILQQARNKAYSAVNYAMVEAYWSIGRRIIDEEQKGKERADYGANLIKNLSIALNTEFGKGFSVANLWNFRQFYLVFPSNEKLYTLCRELSWSHIRLIMRIDNLKAREYYLKESKSQGWSVRQLQRNINSHYYERLLSSSDKENESLVENENARDFIKDPYVLEFLNLPENEELKESTLEKNIINNLQAFLLEVGKGFSFVARQFRISTETSHFYIDLVFYNYILKCFVIIDLKTGKLTHQNIGQMDMYVRMFDDLKRSEDDNPTIGIILCSDKEDTVVRYSVLKDSEQLFASKYRLVLPTEEELKTELKREIQLIEEQQAVNEK; translated from the coding sequence ATGAAAGAGATTGATAATTCATTCTATAACGATATCCGCGCTATTCTGCAACAAGCAAGAAACAAAGCCTACTCTGCCGTTAATTACGCAATGGTTGAAGCTTACTGGAGTATTGGTAGAAGAATTATAGACGAAGAGCAAAAGGGTAAGGAAAGAGCTGATTATGGCGCTAATCTTATTAAAAACCTGTCTATCGCTCTTAATACCGAGTTTGGAAAAGGATTTTCTGTCGCCAACCTATGGAATTTTCGACAGTTTTATCTTGTTTTTCCAAGTAACGAAAAACTCTACACACTGTGTAGAGAATTGAGTTGGTCACATATTCGTCTGATTATGCGCATTGACAATCTCAAAGCCCGTGAATACTATCTAAAGGAATCAAAGTCTCAAGGATGGAGTGTACGGCAGCTTCAAAGAAATATCAATTCTCACTATTACGAAAGACTGCTCTCATCATCAGACAAAGAAAATGAATCACTTGTTGAAAATGAAAATGCTCGTGATTTCATTAAAGACCCTTATGTACTGGAATTTCTCAATTTACCGGAAAATGAAGAATTAAAGGAATCAACACTTGAAAAAAACATCATCAATAATCTTCAGGCATTTCTTTTAGAAGTCGGCAAAGGTTTTTCATTTGTAGCACGCCAATTTAGAATAAGTACTGAAACATCCCATTTTTATATTGATCTGGTTTTTTATAATTACATTCTTAAATGTTTTGTGATTATCGATTTAAAAACCGGCAAATTAACTCATCAGAATATTGGTCAGATGGATATGTATGTCCGTATGTTTGATGATCTAAAGCGAAGTGAGGATGACAATCCAACTATTGGAATAATCCTTTGCAGCGACAAAGAAGATACTGTTGTCAGGTATTCTGTCTTAAAGGACAGTGAGCAGCTTTTTGCTTCGAAATATCGTCTGGTTCTTCCCACAGAGGAAGAATTGAAAACAGAACTAAAACGAGAAATTCAACTGATTGAAGAACAGCAAGCTGTCAATGAAAAATGA
- a CDS encoding type I restriction-modification system subunit M — protein sequence MSKEISLSQLEQYLSKAAWILKGPVDASDFKVYIFPLLFFKRISDVYDEEFRQALEESDGDEEFASLPEMHRFEVPEGCHWKDVRETTVNVGLAIEKALRSIEKANQDFLYGIFGDAQWSNKNKLSDKLLIDLIEHFSQYTIGNRNVNPDMLGQAYEYLIKHFADLTNKKAGEFYTPRSVVHLLGLILDPKEGESVYDPACGTGGMLLECVDHLKENKEDYRTLKLYGQEKNLTSSSIARMNMFLHGIEDFKIYRGDTLRSPAFFEADGLQTFDCVIANPPFSLKDWGAENWANDPYGRNIAGVPPRGNGDMAWVQHMVTSMNDTGRMTVVLPHGALFRKGAEGKIRKALLGEDLLEAVIGLGPNVFYGTQLAACVMVFKENKVAAKRGRVLFVDASDQIRVGRAQNYLEPENVKQIFEWFNAYVDVENYVKIATIDDIRENDYNLNIPLYVEKIIEDNLPSVEEAMSDLKNAWNESLRAEEKFKAILKGFIK from the coding sequence ATGAGTAAAGAAATATCACTATCACAACTTGAGCAGTATTTATCAAAAGCGGCCTGGATCTTAAAAGGACCGGTTGATGCTTCTGATTTTAAGGTTTATATATTTCCCCTATTATTTTTTAAAAGAATCTCTGACGTATATGATGAGGAATTTAGACAGGCGTTAGAGGAGTCGGACGGGGATGAGGAATTCGCGTCTCTGCCTGAAATGCACCGTTTTGAAGTACCGGAAGGGTGTCATTGGAAGGATGTACGGGAAACTACGGTTAACGTTGGGTTGGCAATTGAAAAAGCGTTACGTAGTATTGAAAAAGCAAATCAGGATTTTCTTTATGGGATTTTTGGTGATGCCCAATGGAGTAATAAGAATAAGCTATCTGATAAACTGCTCATAGATTTGATTGAACATTTTTCACAATATACCATTGGCAACAGAAATGTAAATCCGGATATGCTGGGACAGGCTTATGAATATCTGATCAAACATTTTGCTGATCTAACTAATAAAAAGGCCGGCGAATTTTATACACCCCGCTCTGTGGTTCATCTACTTGGTTTGATATTAGATCCTAAAGAGGGTGAAAGTGTTTATGATCCAGCGTGCGGCACAGGAGGGATGCTTCTTGAATGTGTTGACCATCTGAAAGAGAATAAAGAAGATTATCGTACACTTAAACTCTATGGTCAGGAAAAGAACCTGACTTCAAGTTCTATAGCAAGAATGAATATGTTTCTGCATGGTATAGAAGATTTTAAGATATACCGTGGGGATACGCTTCGCAGCCCTGCTTTCTTTGAAGCTGATGGTCTGCAGACCTTCGATTGTGTCATCGCAAATCCTCCGTTTTCCTTAAAAGATTGGGGAGCGGAAAACTGGGCAAATGACCCTTACGGTAGAAACATTGCCGGTGTTCCACCCAGAGGAAATGGAGATATGGCCTGGGTACAACACATGGTCACATCCATGAACGATACAGGCAGAATGACCGTAGTCCTTCCTCATGGCGCTCTCTTTCGTAAAGGCGCTGAAGGTAAAATCAGAAAAGCGCTCCTGGGAGAGGACCTGTTGGAGGCGGTAATTGGTTTGGGACCAAATGTCTTTTATGGAACCCAATTAGCTGCCTGTGTGATGGTATTTAAAGAAAATAAAGTTGCGGCAAAGAGAGGCAGGGTTTTATTTGTTGATGCTTCTGATCAGATAAGAGTCGGACGAGCTCAAAACTATTTAGAACCGGAAAATGTTAAACAAATATTTGAGTGGTTTAATGCATATGTTGATGTTGAAAATTATGTAAAAATCGCAACTATTGATGATATCCGTGAAAACGATTACAATCTTAATATTCCTCTTTATGTAGAGAAAATCATTGAAGATAACCTGCCTTCGGTAGAAGAGGCGATGAGTGATCTGAAGAACGCCTGGAATGAGAGTTTGAGAGCGGAAGAGAAATTTAAGGCAATCTTAAAGGGATTTATTAAATGA
- a CDS encoding GmrSD restriction endonuclease domain-containing protein, with amino-acid sequence MSIQQYSVNQHPIQTLLTWISSGEIAIPEIQRPFVWDATKVRDLIDSLYEGYPIGYLIAWRNPSVKLKDGTSSEGKRVLIDGQQRVTALMASLLGARVINKDYKRVNISIAFNPKERKFEVTNPAIKKDKTWIANISDILSQDVSLLKVVNEYCEKNEGSNQDEIFKSIELLRGIVNNHIGLIELNSDLDIETVTEIFIRINSQGAVLSQADFAMSKIAANETYNGNKMRKCIDYFCHLAVAPEFFQQLAEVDKGFSSTEYFKKMSWLRSENDDLYDPSYTDMLRVAFTSEFKRGRLQDLVALLSGRNFETRVYEEEIAEQSFKQLEEGLFKFMNETDFKRFVMILRSAGFVESSMIRSQNAINFAYIVYLVQRANKIEPATIETNVRKWLVMSVLTGRYSGSPESSFDFDIKQIGEIGVSKYLENVEAAELSDAFWDAGLPQQMNTSVASSPYFKVYLASQVHANDKGFLSKEITVRDLITHRGDVHHLFPKNYLKKNGLTRGRYNQIANYVMMQSEINIAIGDKAPSEYFSKLIDHCNNGSTAYGAITDIEEMRENFKTHCVPDEMENKNIEHYDEFLQERRKLMGQKIKNYYWKL; translated from the coding sequence ATGTCAATTCAACAATACTCTGTTAATCAGCATCCGATTCAAACATTACTTACATGGATTTCGTCTGGAGAAATTGCAATCCCTGAAATCCAGCGTCCGTTTGTCTGGGATGCAACAAAAGTCAGAGATTTGATAGATTCATTATATGAGGGATATCCGATAGGCTACTTAATTGCCTGGCGAAATCCATCGGTAAAGCTAAAGGATGGCACTTCATCTGAGGGTAAAAGAGTATTAATTGACGGCCAACAAAGAGTAACCGCACTTATGGCATCACTACTTGGTGCAAGAGTTATTAACAAAGACTATAAAAGGGTCAATATATCCATCGCATTTAATCCGAAAGAGAGAAAATTTGAAGTTACTAATCCAGCCATAAAGAAAGATAAAACATGGATTGCTAATATCTCAGATATCCTTTCGCAAGATGTTAGTCTTCTTAAGGTTGTAAATGAATATTGTGAGAAAAATGAAGGTAGTAACCAGGACGAGATCTTTAAAAGTATTGAGTTATTGCGTGGAATTGTAAATAACCATATTGGGCTTATTGAGTTAAATTCAGATTTGGACATCGAGACTGTTACAGAAATATTTATTAGGATAAATTCTCAAGGAGCCGTTCTCAGTCAGGCAGACTTTGCCATGTCAAAAATTGCTGCTAATGAAACATACAATGGCAATAAAATGCGCAAATGCATTGACTATTTTTGTCATCTAGCAGTTGCACCAGAATTCTTTCAGCAACTTGCCGAAGTAGATAAAGGGTTCTCTTCAACTGAATATTTCAAAAAAATGTCATGGTTAAGATCAGAGAATGACGATCTTTATGATCCTTCCTATACAGATATGCTACGTGTAGCATTTACCTCAGAATTTAAGCGAGGCCGCCTTCAGGATTTAGTAGCGCTTTTGTCCGGTAGAAACTTTGAGACCAGGGTGTATGAAGAAGAAATTGCAGAACAATCATTTAAACAACTTGAAGAAGGACTTTTCAAGTTTATGAATGAAACGGACTTTAAACGGTTCGTTATGATTCTCCGTTCTGCTGGTTTTGTTGAATCAAGTATGATTCGCTCACAAAATGCTATTAATTTCGCCTACATTGTATATCTAGTTCAGAGGGCTAATAAAATCGAACCGGCTACAATCGAAACTAACGTTCGCAAATGGCTTGTAATGTCAGTGCTGACAGGACGCTATTCTGGTTCACCTGAATCATCATTTGACTTTGACATAAAGCAGATTGGTGAAATTGGTGTTTCAAAATATCTGGAAAACGTAGAAGCCGCTGAATTATCAGATGCTTTCTGGGATGCAGGATTACCACAACAGATGAATACATCAGTTGCGAGTAGTCCTTATTTTAAGGTATATCTGGCTTCTCAGGTTCATGCTAATGACAAGGGTTTCTTATCAAAAGAGATAACCGTTAGAGACCTGATTACTCATAGAGGGGATGTTCATCACCTTTTCCCTAAAAACTATCTCAAAAAAAATGGACTTACACGAGGCAGATACAATCAGATTGCAAACTATGTCATGATGCAAAGTGAAATAAATATTGCAATTGGAGATAAAGCCCCATCAGAATATTTTTCAAAACTCATAGATCACTGTAACAATGGCTCAACTGCTTATGGTGCAATTACAGATATAGAAGAAATGAGAGAAAATTTCAAAACACACTGTGTACCTGATGAAATGGAAAACAAAAACATAGAGCACTATGACGAGTTTCTGCAAGAGAGAAGGAAATTGATGGGACAAAAGATCAAGAATTACTATTGGAAGTTGTAG